DNA from Daucus carota subsp. sativus chromosome 1, DH1 v3.0, whole genome shotgun sequence:
AGTTGCTCAATGTGAATGCTAGTCATGTTCAAAGTCTTGCTACTTTGTTTTAAACGAGGATGACGGAGATAagcatgaaaataattttaattatactagCTTATACCCGTGGTCATCTGACGGATACATATTTTTGAACGAGAGGAACTCCTGACATCAACTATTGTGTTTCAATACAATTCTTTATACGAGAAGGTATCATGCGATAAAAAAGAATAACAAAACTGTAATATACTATAGCTATCGGCAGAGGCTTTGCTATTCGAGAAGGCTGTTCAAAGTCTTGCTAATTTGTTTTATACAAGGGCCTCcatgattgagattttaaatattgaaaagaaACCCATGACACGGCATAATAAAAAAGTGAGAAAAAAGTTGTTAGAAATCATGGGCGGTCATATATATGTTAgaagagtagtgctaggtgcacataattgtgtacagaaaatttgtacataatgatgtggcaagtgatgtggtgagttttaattggggtggttggtgtaaatgcagggggtcatccaattaaaatctgccacatgtcattatgtacatgtttttgtacacaattatttgCACCAAGTATTTTCCATGTTAGAAAGGCAGGTAGCACTTAGCAGTGGCAGCCTGGCAGGTACAGCAGAGAGGAAGAGAACGCTACAAAATACAGGACGTGAATAAATATAGTGGCAGCCTGGCAGGTACAGCAGAGAGGAAGAGAACGCTACAAAATACAGGAcgtgaataaatataataatcattattatattaggaTTAGGATAAATATGTAGgtcactcgtttcgtccaaatgtattaattgagtcactgattcctaaattgactcaaatgagatactcattagaaaaatttgtatcaaaaatatcccTCGATCGTTAGTCTAAAttctgaaaatattatattttgagtttcgcacattttttatgaacggtattacatctaaatgaaaaattctgaattctagtattttagataatatttttagatttttaaaaattatctcctatttatttttatttaaatcaaataaaacaaccaaaaaattaaaaataaataattgataaaattttaaaatctaaaaatattactcggaatctttcatttggatgtaataacattcataaaaaatatgcgaaactcaataaataatactttcaaaatttcgactaactatggaatgatatttttgatacaacaTTTTCTAATGTGtatctcatttgagtcaatttgagaatcagtgactcaattgatatatttgtacgaaatcagtgaccaatttgatatttattccTTATTATATTCAAGACTTGTTCGCATCTTTCCCGTCTCTCCTTCAGACTTCGACTCCAACTCCCGTTGTTCGAGAAACTATACTAATCCAATACTTTCTAAACGAGAATCAATActttcaatcaatatatatataaagagtattttaatttttcttaaatttcggatagaaaatatagttttaattcaaaaaatcagcttcaagaattctaaaagtaatacaactctttctTATCGAAttataaagatgatacaattcttttcttgttttgaaGGAGGATGCAGGGCGTCTCTaaaattgttcgattcagtcttctaatttttcttaaatttcgaataaaaaatataattataattcaaaaaatcaggttcaagaattctaaaagtaatacaactcttttcttatcgaattctaaagatgatactccctccgtttcaaattagatgtccactttaagaaaatcacacagtttaagaaaagtggttgtacacaaattaattgcattaaatgagcataatatgtggtgtgagattgatctaggaaatataaataagagatatgtggaggagaattgacttaggaaatataattttgcattgaaagttgaagtggacaagtaatttgaaacataaattttttttgaaagtggacatgtaaattgaaacggagggagtacaatttttttttcttatttacatATCTTAAAAGCAATAGGATTACTAgctattattaataatataaaatttatatttcaaatttgtaaTTTAAGTTAATACAACTTAAATTATCACCAACTTAATTTGTATTGCTTGCAACAAAAAAATAAGTAAGGATGACCCtgtgttttatttattcaaaataacaattattgaacaaatataatttaaaaatacaatttttatttttaaaagttttaaaatttataatcttgtaagattaattttttttttcaaattatatatctaaaatataaaaaccatCATATTCCAGAATCTCAAATTGTCTAAACAGATTTAGGTTTTTAGCGCTAAACTCACGTCGTTCCATAATGGTCAAGAAGATAGCATCTTTATCATGAAAACGTCTTTAAGATCTTCACAACCTCATTCAAATAGTATGCATTAACTTACAACCAATCTCGATGATGGTTGGATtcaatcttataattttcttaaatttcgaatagaaaataaaattataattcaaaaaatcaaattcacggatcttaaaggtaatacaattctttttttattgtattctaaaaaaataaaactctTTCCttgtaattttcttaaatttcggattgaaaatagtaatacaattcttttcttatttaggaatcctaaaaggaataggattatatttatttaaactagcaATCCTACATAAAATAcagtttatatttaagatttgtaaggtaatacgtacaatttttattttcgatttactcttataattttcttaaatttcgagtagaaaataaaggattgtaaagataataatcattaaaaaaaataatagcaaaaaaaaattagaaccataagagaataataatttttaactaaaaaataggaatcataaaataaaattaattaataaaataaaataggatatataaaataggaatcatatgttgattttatgataatgtaacttgattagtattgtgttcgaCGGGCACGggggcggcccaaactaatttttatctaaataataataatttttctattatattatgtttcacgggaaagtgggtaaaataaatttttttatctatgttataatatattttcttattaaaacgggaccacggttcaaaataatttttatccaatcataatctttaattttatcataattagaataatttttatatttatttaaactaacaatcatagatgaaatacaatttatatttaagatgtgtaaggtaatacgtacaatttttattttcgatttagtcttataattttcttaaatttcgaatagagaataaaagattgtaaagataataatcactaaaaaaaacctaatagcaaaaaaattagaaccataaaagaataataatttttaactaataaataggaatcttaaaataaaaataattaataaaataaaataggatatataaaataggaatcatttattgattttatgataatgtaaattttcttgattaggattgtgtttgacgggcacgggaggcgacccaaactaatttttatctaaataataataatttttatattagtattatgttggacgtgaaagtggctaaaataattttttatctatgttataatatattatttgttaaaatggGACCACGGTTCAAGATAAtcttttatccaattataatctttatttttatcataattagaataatttttattaatattgtgtttgacaaaagagcggctcaaactaattttgatctaaattatactgtaatacttaattatatcataaaaataaaaattatgaattaacattgtctttgacgggagggcggttcgaactaattttattattagtattgtgtttgacaggattaccatttaaaaagaattttatactaattataatattttttttattagtgtgtTTGACCGGAatatgactcaaaataatttttatgctattataatattaattcgtttcaaaatttataacaccaccgcgaagcgcggctttattcactagtttattaataagcgaaatcATATTTAGGTGTAACATCAGAATCATGTACTAAAATTTCgtcatcatatattatatttaattattattattatactcctaaaaatattatatctcatatatattgattaggattttataacaTTCAACAAATTGATTaggattatataattaaaagacTTCAAAATTGATCAAAAGTAGCAAAATTGgtcatcatatattatatttaattatttttattatactccaactaaaaatattatacttttaacagacatatatattaataattgataAGGACTTTATAACAGTCATGGATTGATTAGGATCTTATAATTAAAAGACTTCaaaattgattagaattttataaatattattatattattacgaAAAGACTTTTATAGTGATTTTTGTAATcatagtattttttatttaattaataataatcagGGATaaattctatggagaccacttttttaTTGGAAACTTGGAGACCACTTAAGTACTATTATAATCATCATACTATtatgaaaagaattttatattgattaggattttataattattactccctccatctcagtgaattgtatacgttcactgtttgcatgaATTTCAatactattataaaatatagtatcataattttttgtataaattttctttgtttaaagaaaaagtttaatatcaaacttttattccgaaaaaataatttaaaaatatattacgaGCTATAGTTTAAAAAGTCTTAAAAAATGAaccaaaaagtaacgtataaGAATGGGGCGGAAAGAGTATTATACTGTGACGAAACCTTTGCCCCCAACTGTGGTGTTGAGGTCTCATCACTAGCCCCTTTCGCTCGACGTCTACTCGGATGCCAGTCAAAGTATATCCAGCCTAAGCAAGCATTCTCAGACATCCTAGTCACAAATGACAAGGCCTTGGAAATTGTCCACAACAGTAACCACTCGGAGGTGGGTGCAGGTGTTAGCGGGGCAGATGGAGGAGGTCCGTATTTTTGGTGTGTTCTGTTCAGCAATGGCAAAGGCAACAGCAGCTTCGCTTTTGAAGGAGGTGTGGCCAAGTCAACCAGACCCGGATGTTACAGTGGTGCCAATGATTATGATTGCAGCGGAAGCTATAGTTTCTTTTGCCACCGTCGGCTCTGGCCTATACTCGTTGGAGCTTTCATTGTAATGAGTTATGCCTCTCTGGTGTGACCTTTCACCTGCCCAATTATAGGCCTTTTTTCGTTAAGCTGTGCTTGATAATTTCCTATATAATTTCTCATGTCCATCAAGTTTGATGAGCGTTATGTTGGATTCATGTAGTTTACAGAAAAAATCCAAGTATTCAACCAGAATTTGTAACCTCTCAACTGAAAAGTGACAACATTTCAACCAACACCGGCAACTATTCATGAAATTCAAACCTTTGCAAGGATATTTGCCAAGTCCTGATGCTACTACATTGTTCATTtgactataatataataaaatacatcAATCCCTCTTCCCTCTTAGATAAGCTAtacacaaaacaaaaaaatgacAGACTCAATCTTCAAATCAAATTACTGAAGCTTGAAAATAAGTTATCCATAGATATGCCACTTGCAAGAAGCTTATCAGATTTTTTACAGGATTAGTTGCAATCATTGGGATACATCATGAAAGGACAAGAAGGAAAAGTGTTAAAGTTAAAGAAGGCATTGTACCGATTGAAACAAACGCCAAGGGCTTGGAATAGTAGACTTGACAAATACTTTTAAACTCAAAAATTTTACAAGTGTCCTCATGAACATGCATATCAGGGGCGGAGCCAAGTGCGGGCTAGGCCCTCCTTGGCCCCCTGAAATTTACATAAGTATTAGTTATATATTACATAGCAAAGTGGGATAGGTAGATCAACTGGAACATACTATAGTATAACTCCTCTGAAGGCCATGTTCGATTCCTTacatttttttgaaagaaatagTCTTAGATTAACACTAACATTAACATATCAAAAAACTGCAGAAAACCCATATTTGAAGgcaaaaaatatgaaaagttaaaatatataagttgtaaatattcaaattatctTTCTAGAAACACTAAAATCATCATCATATTATAAAActgaattttatatgaatattttaataaattagacAATTGTAACTCGGATAGGCGAataatacgaatccaacaagaagAGAAAACGTTCCGTGCCTTAAACTCAGCGGTTATACACAATTATCTGAATTTCAGATATCTAACATTCCCTAGAACCCTAAATCCTATAATAAAACACAAGAACTATAAATTCTGAATCCAATACAAAATATAACACTTTATACATAAAAAGAGGGATTTGATCTTTACCTCTCATGTCTAAATCCATCTCCTCCTTCTCTTTATCCTTTTCCTCTTTTTCTTGTCTCTCTAACAAAAAAACACAATGTAAGTCTCAAACTTACcctttatttgtttttaatgcctgttctttttcattttttctaattaatttctGTGAAATACATTAtttaagaattaaatattaagcaATTTATCTATAAACAGGGGTCTTACAGAGGAGTTTCTTCCTGCAACATTGGGAATGATGATGTTGTCCTCGTTTTTGTACAGTAGTCCAATATGTCTGCGTGCTCTTCTTGATGCAAATTTGATTGTATGATCGGTATCCGTGCCTGTAAAGATTGATCTCGGAACTATTACTATACCTGATTCATATATACGGCTCTCTAATATATTACTGGCGGAAGTCTTAACAGAATAAGAGGCAGTAAAAGGTTGATCAAACTTATTCTGACTCAGGTCAAGGCAGAGAATCATCCCCAAGTAATTGTGTGACAAGTTTGGTTTCAAATTCACCGAAGATGATGAAGAATCATCTCCATCTGAAATGTCATCTTCAGCTGAGCATTCTATACTTGATTGAATAATCCAATCTGGAAACTTTTCTGTCTCAAGCCAAATATCGACTTTTTTTCTCAAAACCAGAGTATATCTTGtaataagaaagaaaaagaaacaaggtTAACCACCACTTTCATAGTTAACCatcaatttttttgacaaattataaaataagagtTTGAGATCTTCCAAACCTGGAACAATGGCTTTGTTAAAGTATGTGTAAGTAGAGAGTAGCGGCAACCTCGCAAGTATAGTTCATCTAAAGAAGTGAGTTCCTCCAGGCCTAAAATCTCTGTCAAAGTACTGCAATTTTTAAGGTGCAACTGCCGCAACAGTTTCAAATTGGATAGATTCAGTCTTTTCAGAGATGTACAGTGATCGGCGTGTATGTACTTCAGATTGGGAGGAAGTTCTGCTATGGACAACAGATGATGACAACTCGTAAGTTGTAGATTTTCTAGGTTTGAGAGATGACTAATACCGGATGGTAGGGCAGTGATTTTACTATAAGATAAATTCAACGCTGTCAATGGTAATGAAGTCTGGCTTGATTCTATGTCAGGAAGTTTCTTTAAATGACTAGTACAACTTACTTTTAGCTCCAACAACCTTGTAAGCTTCCACAGTTGATCAGGTAATCTCTCTAGTGTCTCAGAAACTGTAATATGAAGAATTTCCAATAATCTCAGGTTGCAAATGGTGTCGGGCAATTTTGAAACGGCTATTCCCGATGTATTGAGCTCTCTTAGAGATTCAATGTTCCCCAGTTCATCAGGCAATGCTTTCACAGTAACAATTAAAACTTCCAATTGTCTTAAGTTGCAAATGGTGTTTGGAAGAGATTCAAGTTCCATGTCGTATAAGGAACATCGAGTCCATTTCAGCTTAACAAGCTTACTAAGATCTCCGATCGAATCTGGTAATTTCGGAAAACTTGTTCCCGAAGCAATGAGCTCTTTTAGGGATTTAATGTTCCCTAATTCTATTGGCAGTGCTTTTAGCCTTATACAGTGATCAATACACAGAACTTCCAAAGCTTCCAACTTGCAGATAGTATCTGGAAGACTTCTAAGGTTTGCACAATCCTTCAAATTTAGGGAAACAAGCCTCTCCAAACTTCCAACTGATTCATGGACCTCCTTCAAACTTCTACAGCCCTCAAGATTCAGATTTTCAAGATTCGGCAGTCTTTTGAAGTCTGGGGTGGTAGTCAAATCTTCAGAAAATGACATGTTTAGAGTTTTTAAACTAAAGAGACGCGGTGGTCTTCGGAAATCTGGGCTGTAAGTTAAATCTTGGGAAAAAAACATGTTTATAGTCTTTAGCTTCTCCAAAACATCTGAAACCTGCAATAATGATTGCGATTAGGAGGCATCAAATCTCACATTTTGTATATGCAAGGAAAAAACTCAGAATACCTACCATCTTTACCTCCCACATTGTTGTCAGTTTGCTCTTCGGCAACTCAAGAATAACAAGTTTTTCAGGGCAAAAATCAAAAGGTAAACACTTTAAAGGACACTCATTCCAACAAAACCACCTCAAAACTTGTAGTGTCAGTTTAAACTTTCCAGTGAGAATAATGCCATCCAAGTAAAGAAATCTCAATTTAGTCATTCTTCTCAATCTATCCATAGAAAACGATCCTCCATTAATTATAAAGCGTTCGAACGAGAAACCTTCAATCGCTTCTGTTCCCTAACACATGATGCATATCAATAAGAAAAGTTAATTACTTGCATAATAAATCTAAGATATAGAAAAAGAGGAAAACGGTTACCACATCAACACATAATAATCTTATgtgcaattttatataaatcaatTAGATGAGGATACGTATGATATAATTACCTTGTCTTTCTCCAACACATCGCATATTTCTTTTGATACCCATAATCTGCTATGCTTTCCAGGCTCATCAGGACAGTTGTTACGCGCAATTTTCTTTCCCATATCATGAAGCAGATCATGCATTCGTACTTCGTCTCTGTCATTAAATGTTAACAGACTCCTTTTCTCGAGAATATCAATTTTATCATCCGCGTGGGGATAGTAAGTATccaatattttaatcaaaaattcttTCGTCCTTCCAATGAAAAGACAAGCAATGTCAAGGAACATCTTCTTTAGCAGGGGATCATCTGATCCAGAGGCATCCAAGCTAATTATAAGTCTTTGCTCGATACTGTTGTCGGGATCTCGCTGCAGTTTCTCAATGTAAGGTTTCCATTTAACCTCGGGTGTGTTATGCAAGTACGAGCCAAAAACCTCGAGAGCCAAGGGGAGTCCTCCAGCAAGACGTAGAATGTCTTTAGACAATATCATTAGATTATCGTTTGGTTTAGTATCTCGAAATGCATGTCTGAAAAATAGCATCTCTGCCTCAGCGTCACCCATCTCATTAACCTTGTATCGATACTGAGTTTCTACTTCAATTCCCCGAAGTatctcttcattccttgtagttaTGATAACTACACTCCCAGGAGCAAATGGTCTCACCAGTGACTCAAATTTTTCCTTGTGCTCTAAGTCATCAATAACAACCAAAATTTTTCTAGAACAAATTCTTCGTTCTATCTGCTCAGTTCCTTGACCAACACTGCTAATTTTAACTTCGTCCTTACTAATTTTAAGAACATCACTTATAAGTTGTTGTTGCAATGACTCGAGGCCTTTTATAGTCCCCAAAATTTCCCTCACATTTTCGAGGAAACAGCTTCCTTCAAAGCTTCCTAGCAAGAGTTTATTAAAAAGTGCCTTGGCAAGAGTTGTTTTGCCTACGCCACCCATACCATATATACCGATCTTAATGACACCTTTTGTGCCACTGCTCAACAATGCTGCTGTTATGTCTTTAACTCGGGGATCCAATCCAACTGGATATCTGGCAACATCTAAAGAAGTGGGTTTTATTTGAAGCAGAATCTCCTTGACAATTTCGTTGACAATATCAGCTTCAGACCTGCAATGTAATTcattatttatatgaaattaTCAAACATTTTTAACCTGTGTCAAATCATCCAAACACTTATATAAATTACAAGAACATATCGAAGAGGGTTGTCTAAAattggttggctaaattggacgtGTTGCACATTATGTTAAATTTGTTAAACCTATAAGACATTGTGTTTCGACGATATTGATTATATTGGTTGactacattttaaaattttatgttattaatattttaggttgttataaatagaatatatcacttcGATGTAGTAACAAATGATATGAAATCATTTTCCAGATTTGTTAGAGACGAGTTTGATAACTGTAGCCAGCTTCTgaattttcttttcttccagtttGAATATGTTTGTAAAAAGTctttattatataactaatattatgCACCCAGCACGATTGGATTGCTCAAGTGATCAAGAAT
Protein-coding regions in this window:
- the LOC108202872 gene encoding disease resistance protein RPV1-like isoform X2, whose product is MASTSAETPTSWDVFLSFRGTDTRIGFASHLYSALHRNGIRTFMDDPELRLGDGISAELLKAIRESEIYIILLSVNYASSNWCLDELVEIINCKETMNRLVIPVFFNIDPSAVRYQKGSFEQHFIRHEIRYADKIERVNNWRRALGQVAENSGTHVDGKKSEADIVNEIVKEILLQIKPTSLDVARYPVGLDPRVKDITAALLSSGTKGVIKIGIYGMGGVGKTTLAKALFNKLLLGSFEGSCFLENVREILGTIKGLESLQQQLISDVLKISKDEVKISSVGQGTEQIERRICSRKILVVIDDLEHKEKFESLVRPFAPGSVVIITTRNEEILRGIEVETQYRYKVNEMGDAEAEMLFFRHAFRDTKPNDNLMILSKDILRLAGGLPLALEVFGSYLHNTPEVKWKPYIEKLQRDPDNSIEQRLIISLDASGSDDPLLKKMFLDIACLFIGRTKEFLIKILDTYYPHADDKIDILEKRSLLTFNDRDEVRMHDLLHDMGKKIARNNCPDEPGKHSRLWVSKEICDVLEKDKGTEAIEGFSFERFIINGGSFSMDRLRRMTKLRFLYLDGIILTGKFKLTLQVLRWFCWNECPLKCLPFDFCPEKLVILELPKSKLTTMWEVSDVLEKLKTINMFFSQDLTYSPDFRRPPRLFSLKTLNMSFSEDLTTTPDFKRLPNLENLNLEGCRSLKEVHESVGSLERLVSLNLKDCANLRSLPDTICKLEALEVLCIDHCIRLKALPIELGNIKSLKELIASGTSFPKLPDSIGDLSKLVKLKWTRCSLYDMELESLPNTICNLRQLEVLIVTVKALPDELGNIESLRELNTSGIAVSKLPDTICNLRLLEILHITVSETLERLPDQLWKLTRLLELKVSCTSHLKKLPDIESSQTSLPLTALNLSYSKITALPSGISHLSNLENLQLTSCHHLLSIAELPPNLKYIHADHCTSLKRLNLSNLKLLRQLHLKNCSTLTEILGLEELTSLDELYLRGCRYSLLTHTLTKPLFQIYSGFEKKSRYLA
- the LOC108202872 gene encoding disease resistance protein RUN1-like isoform X1; amino-acid sequence: MASTSAETPTSWDVFLSFRGTDTRIGFASHLYSALHRNGIRTFMDDPELRLGDGISAELLKAIRESEIYIILLSVNYASSNWCLDELVEIINCKETMNRLVIPVFFNIDPSAVRYQKGSFEQHFIRHEIRYADKIERVNNWRRALGQVAENSGTHVDGKKSEADIVNEIVKEILLQIKPTSLDVARYPVGLDPRVKDITAALLSSGTKGVIKIGIYGMGGVGKTTLAKALFNKLLLGSFEGSCFLENVREILGTIKGLESLQQQLISDVLKISKDEVKISSVGQGTEQIERRICSRKILVVIDDLEHKEKFESLVRPFAPGSVVIITTRNEEILRGIEVETQYRYKVNEMGDAEAEMLFFRHAFRDTKPNDNLMILSKDILRLAGGLPLALEVFGSYLHNTPEVKWKPYIEKLQRDPDNSIEQRLIISLDASGSDDPLLKKMFLDIACLFIGRTKEFLIKILDTYYPHADDKIDILEKRSLLTFNDRDEVRMHDLLHDMGKKIARNNCPDEPGKHSRLWVSKEICDVLEKDKGTEAIEGFSFERFIINGGSFSMDRLRRMTKLRFLYLDGIILTGKFKLTLQVLRWFCWNECPLKCLPFDFCPEKLVILELPKSKLTTMWEVKMVSDVLEKLKTINMFFSQDLTYSPDFRRPPRLFSLKTLNMSFSEDLTTTPDFKRLPNLENLNLEGCRSLKEVHESVGSLERLVSLNLKDCANLRSLPDTICKLEALEVLCIDHCIRLKALPIELGNIKSLKELIASGTSFPKLPDSIGDLSKLVKLKWTRCSLYDMELESLPNTICNLRQLEVLIVTVKALPDELGNIESLRELNTSGIAVSKLPDTICNLRLLEILHITVSETLERLPDQLWKLTRLLELKVSCTSHLKKLPDIESSQTSLPLTALNLSYSKITALPSGISHLSNLENLQLTSCHHLLSIAELPPNLKYIHADHCTSLKRLNLSNLKLLRQLHLKNCSTLTEILGLEELTSLDELYLRGCRYSLLTHTLTKPLFQIYSGFEKKSRYLA